The sequence below is a genomic window from Mycobacteriales bacterium.
CGTTTCTACAACAGCGAACGGGCCCGCCGAGCGGCCCTGCCAGGATGGCTGCACGAGTACAACCACCACCGGCGCCACTCAGCGATCGGCAACGTCCCGCCGATCACTCGCTTAACCAACGTTCCTGGGCGCTACAGCTAGAGGCTCGCGACGAACCGGTCGACCTCGGCCTCGGGCAGCCGCTCGCCCAGGACCTCGATGCGCAGCCCGTCCCGGTACAGCACGACGAGGACCAGGGTGCCGTCCGAGAAGTGACCGACCTCCTTGTAGCCGTTGGCGCCGTTGACGGTGAGCGGGGTGACCTTGACGAACTGGTTGCGCGAGTCGGCCTCGACCTCGCCGCGCTCCGGGTACACCCGCGACCGCGACTCGGTCAGGTCCAGCGAGCTGCCGTCGGTGCCGTGCCACGTCGCGCTGACGAGGTCGCGCAGCCGCTCGTCGCCGTTGCTGTTCTCGAAGTGGACGACGGGCCGGCCGAGCCCCGGGGGCACGTACGACGGCACGAGGACTTCGAAGCCGGCCCGGCCGCCGACGTCGGCGAGCGAGCCGACGTCGCCCGCGTCGCTCGGCACGTGCACCTCCTCGACGATGTCGCCGTCGCCGCGCTTGCCCGGCGGCGCCGACGGCGGGGCGATCGTCGGCACGATGCGGACCGGGATGGTGTCGTGGGCCGCCGTGCCACGCACGCGGGCGGG
It includes:
- a CDS encoding integrase core domain-containing protein, translated to RFYNSERARRAALPGWLHEYNHHRRHSAIGNVPPITRLTNVPGRYS